In Prunus dulcis chromosome 1, ALMONDv2, whole genome shotgun sequence, the following are encoded in one genomic region:
- the LOC117615338 gene encoding serine/threonine-protein kinase BLUS1-like has product MSTSSSHQENPEPKKVQFPLDSTAYQILDEIGFGVSAVVYKAICLPMNNTIVAIKSIDLDQSRADFDNILSETKTLSLLSHPNILSAYCSFTVDRHLWVVMPFMSAGSLQSIISSAFPDGLPEPCIAVLLKETLNAMWYLHDQGHLHRDIKAGNILIDFNGSVKVADFGVSASVSEANLSGESSIRLNDVAGTPYWIAPEVLHSHNGYGCKADVWSFGITALELAHGGPPLSNLPPSKSLLLKIMKRFHFSDYENHQDKNYKSKKFSKAFKDLVGCCLDQDPNKRPTAERLLRHSFFKNYKGLDFLVKNVLLGLPSVEERFKKTQGLGGLMKEKGINAEHGEDEEEDDEGSSARQRAKHRRISGWNFNEDEFVLDPVFPVEPEGDSAVKMVRFGGETIIQDRAGEWSESNPSSPGRVGEEAKSENVGVIGAEREAMSVGEHSENVGETGGLLGGGGVDVEALVGALSGNVGGGLYGEIMLGKLADFIGSLDQQRQQILTLFGMVRGVDARQVIREEEMGQVIERLRVELENERERNFQLEMELESLRIQVSGAHSSTGAGID; this is encoded by the coding sequence ATGTCGACTTCTTCTTCTCACCAAGAAAACCCAGAACCCAAGAAAGTCCAATTCCCATTGGACTCAACTGCGTACCAAATCCTCGATGAAATTGGCTTCGGCGTCAGCGCTGTTGTTTACAAAGCCATCTGTTTGCCGATGAACAACACAATCGTGGCAATCAAGTCCATCGATCTCGATCAATCCCGGGCCGATTTCGACAACATTCTAAGTGAAACCAAGACgctctctcttctttcacACCCCAATATCCTCAGTGCCTATTGTTCTTTCACTGTGGACCGTCATCTTTGGGTCGTCATGCCGTTCATGTCCGCCGGGTCTCTCCAATCCATAATCTCCTCTGCTTTCCCCGACGGCCTACCTGAGCCCTGCATTGCCGTCCTCCTCAAGGAGACACTGAACGCCATGTGGTATCTTCATGACCAAGGGCACCTTCACAGAGACATCAAGGCGGGTAATATCTTGATTGACTTCAATGGGTCGGTTAAAGTTGCAGACTTTGGGGTTTCTGCATCTGTTTCTGAGGCCAATTTGAGTGGAGAGTCTTCGATTCGGTTAAACGATGTTGCTGGGACGCCGTATTGGATAGCGCCGGAGGTGTTACACTCGCACAACGGCTACGGATGCAAGGCGGATGTATGGTCTTTTGGTATCACAGCTCTGGAATTGGCTCATGGGGGGCCTCCTCTGTCTAACTTGCCTCCTTCAAAGTCTCTGCTTTTGAAGATCATGAAGAGGTTCCACTTTTCGGATTATGAAAATCATCAGGACAAGAATTACAAGAGCAAGAAGTTCTCTAAGGCCTTTAAGGACTTGGTGGGTTGTTGTCTTGATCAAGACCCGAACAAGAGGCCCACTGCGGAGAGGTTGCTGAGGCACTCGTTTTTCAAGAATTACAAGGGCTTGGATTTTCTGGTGAAGAATGTGCTTCTGGGTTTGCCCAGCGTTGAGGAAAGGTTCAAGAAAACCCAGGGTTTGGGTGGGCTGATGAAGGAGAAGGGTATTAATGCTGAGCATGGTGAggatgaagaggaagatgatgaaggTAGCTCAGCGAGGCAGAGGGCTAAGCACAGAAGGATTAGTGGGTGGAATTTCAATGAGGATGAGTTTGTTCTCGACCCTGTGTTCCCAGTTGAGCCTGAAGGCGATTCTGCGGTGAAAATGGTTCGGTTTGGTGGAGAAACCATCATCCAGGACAGGGCAGGTGAGTGGAGTGAGTCGAATCCGAGTTCACCAGGTCGGGTTGGGGAGGAGGCCAAGAGTGAGAATGTGGGTGTGATAGGAGCTGAGAGGGAAGCAATGTCGGTGGGTGAGCATAGTGAGAATGTGGGCGAGACAGGGGGATTgttgggtggtggtggtgttgatGTGGAAGCCCTGGTGGGTGCCCTGAGTGGAAATGTGGGCGGTGGTTTGTATGGGGAAATAATGTTGGGTAAGCTGGCGGATTTCATAGGGAGCTTGGATCAGCAGAGGCAGCAAATTCTGACATTGTTTGGCATGGTGAGAGGGGTGGATGCTAGGCAGGTGATCAGAGAGGAGGAGATGGGGCAAGTGATTGAGAGGCTGAGGGTGGAGTTGGAGAACGAGAGGGAGAGGAATTTCCAGTTGGAGATGGAATTGGAGTCTCTAAGGATTCAGGTTTCTGGTGCACATAGCAGCACTGGGGCTGGTATTGATTGA
- the LOC117615375 gene encoding UDP-N-acetylglucosamine--dolichyl-phosphate N-acetylglucosaminephosphotransferase-like has translation MAARKRASTDSSAQTKPNENTKRPKPKEPPLTDPPIAPPKSGVIFKLMLFFSIPYFYLIFYHCKIERELRKSILINAALGLAGFFVTVKMIPVASRYVLRRNLFGYDINKKGTPQGTVKVPESLGIVVGIVFLVLGILFQYFNFTADSNWLVEYNAALASICFTVLLGFVDDVLDVPWRVKLLLPSIAALPLLLAYAGHTTIIIPKPLIPHVGLEVLDLGWMYKLYMGLLAVFCTNSINIHAGLNGLEVGQTVIIASAILIHNIMQIGASADSEYKMAHAFSLYLVQPLLATSLALFSYNWYPSSAFVGDTYTYFAGMTMAVAGILGHFSETLLIFFVPQVLNFLLSLPQLAGIVPCPRHRLPRFDPGTGLLTGTNDGTLVNFFLRRFGRMTEKSICICLLVFQAIACCFCFVLRFFLAGWYK, from the coding sequence ATGGCAGCTCGAAAGCGAGCTTCAACAGACTCGTCCgcacaaaccaaaccaaacgaGAACACCAAACGACCCAAACCCAAAGAACCTCCATTAACAGACCCGCCAATTGCACCCCCAAAGTCAGGTGTAATTTTCAAGCTCATGCTCTTCTTCTCAATCCCATACTTTTACCTCATCTTCTATCACTGCAAGATAGAACGTGAACTTCGAAAATCGATTCTCATCAATGCGGCTCTCGGCCTTGCCGGGTTCTTCGTCACCGTTAAGATGATCCCCGTGGCTTCCAGATACGTTCTCAGGCGCAACCTCTTTGGTTATGACATTAACAAAAAGGGTACACCGCAGGGCACTGTCAAAGTGCCTGAGTCATTGGGTATTGTTGTTGGAATTGTTTTCTTGGTCTTGGGAATCCTATTCCAGTATTTCAACTTCACTGCAGATTCAAATTGGCTAGTCGAGTACAATGCAGCATTAGCATCCATATGCTTTACGGTATTGCTTGGATTTGTAGATGATGTTCTTGATGTACCTTGGAGGGTGAAATTACTACTGCCATCCATTGCAGCTCTACCTCTGCTGCTGGCCTATGCTGGACATACAACTATCATCATACCGAAGCCACTTATTCCACATGTTGGGCTAGAGGTTTTGGATCTAGGATGGATGTACAAACTTTACATGGGCCTTTTGGCGGTTTTCTGTACAAACTCCATCAACATTCATGCTGGCTTGAATGGTCTTGAAGTTGGGCAGACAGTCATCATTGCATCTGCTATTTTAATACACAATATCATGCAAATTGGAGCATCTGCAGATTCTGAGTACAAGATGGCACATGCATTCTCTCTTTATCTTGTCCAACCCTTATTAGCCACCTCGTTGGCGTTGTTCTCTTACAACTGGTATCCTTCTTCAGCTTTTGTTGGAGATACATACACATACTTTGCTGGGATGACGATGGCAGTAGCTGGGATTTTAGGCCATTTTAGTGAAACACTCCTCATTTTCTTTGTCCCTCAAGTATTGAACTTTCTCTTGTCACTGCCCCAGCTTGCCGGCATTGTTCCATGTCCACGGCATCGTCTTCCTAGGTTTGATCCGGGAACTGGACTGCTGACTGGGACAAATGATGGGACGCTTGTAAACTTTTTTCTAAGACGATTTGGCAGGATGACGGAGAAGTCGATTTGCATCTGTCTTCTAGTTTTCCAGGCCATCGcttgctgcttctgtttcgtGCTGAGATTTTTCCTTGCTGGCTGGTACAAGTGA
- the LOC117615368 gene encoding glu S.griseus protease inhibitor-like, which produces MASDQCQGSTGKYVWPELLGVEGTVAEATIERENSTVNVEVVLEGTIVPADFVCVPDRVRVWVDTDDLVTRVPVIG; this is translated from the exons ATGGCATCTGATCAATGTCAAGGCAGCACAg GTAAGTATGTATGGCCTGAGCTGCTGGGAGTGGAGGGGACAGTTGCGGAGGCAACAATTGAGAGGGAGAATTCTACCGTCAACGTTGAGGTGGTGTTGGAAGGAACCATTGTCCCCGCAGATTTCGTATGCGTACCTGATAGGGTTCGTGTTTGGGTTGACACAGATGACTTGGTTACTAGGGTTCCTGTAATTGGTTaa